The genomic region TATGACGATCGTGAAACTGACAAAAGCATTCCTGACAACAGGGCTGGATCTTGGAAATACATTACAGTTGATTTTTGCCGTATTGCTTCTGATCCTTGGTGTGTTGGTTGCAATCCAGGGTGTAAAGAAACTTCTTGAAAAAACAGATGATAAGAAAGCAACAGCTTAATCATTATTTTATTCGTAATAAGAACATATAAGAGAAACTGTGGTAATAGCGTGAAGGTTATTATCGCAGTTTTTTTGTTTTATATTATATATAGTAGAGACAGATTCTGCGCAATTGGATAAAATGTATAAAAAAACATAGGTCAATATAAAAATATTGATAATTAATCCAAAAATATTCTATGTCAAAAAAATAGTGTTGTTATTATAATGAGATTAGTCAATGAGTTAGACGCGATTAAAAACAAAACGCACAAAACAGGAGGAAAGAAAATGAAAAAGAAAAAAGTATTTGCACTCATGATGGCAGCAACACTTGCATTATCACTGGCAGGCTGCGGAGGATCTTCGTCAGGTGATTCAAAATCATCAGGATCTTCAGACAGCAGTTCTGTAGCCAATAAGGACAAACCGCTTTGCTGGTTTAACCGTCAACCTTCTAATAGTTCAACAGGGGAATTGGACAAAGAAGCGTTGAATTTCAACAAAGATACTTATTATGTAGGATTTGATGCTAATCAGGGAGCAGAACTTCAGGGAGAGATGGTTGTTGATTATATCAAAGCAAATGCTGATAAGATTGACAGAAATGGTGATGGAGTTATCGGATACGTACTTGCAATCGGTGACATCGGACATAATGATTCTATCGCACGTACACGTGGTGTTCGTGCGGCACTTGGAACAGGAGTTAAAGATGGTGACGAAGTTGCTTCCAAGCCGGCAGGAACAAACGTAGACGGAAAAGCAAAAGTTGTCCAGGATGCTAAGATTGATGTAGACGGAAAAGAATTTACAGTCCGTGAGCTTGCTTCTCAGGAAATGAAGAACTCAGCAGGGGCAACATGGGATGCGGCTACAGCAGGTAACGCAATCGGAACATGGGAAGCTTCTTTCGGAGATCAGATCGATATTGTTGTTTCTAACAATGATGGTATGGGAATGTCAATGTTTAATGCATGGGCAAAAGATAACAAAGTTCCTACATTCGGATATGATGCAAACAGTGACGCTGTTGCAGCAATCGCTGATGGATACGGCGGAACAATCTCTCAGCATGCAGATGTTCAGGCTTATCTGACATTAAGAGTACTCCGTAACGCACTTGACGGAGCAGACGTGGATACAGGTATTGGTACAGCAGATGATGCCGGTAACTGCCTGACAGAAGGTGAAGATTACAGATACAGCGAAGAAGAAAGATCTTACTACGCATTAAATGTTGCAGTAACAGCTGATAATTACAAAGACTTTACAGATTCAACAAAGATTTATGACAAAGTGTCAAAACAGCTTGATTCAAGCAAGAGTCCATCTAAGAAAGTATGGCTTGATATTTACAATGCATCAGACAACTTCCTGAGCTCAACATACCAGCCACTTCTTGAGAACTATGATGATCTCCTTAACCTGAAGGTTGATTACATCGGTGGAGATGGACAGACAGAGTCAAACATCACAAACCGTCTCGGAAATCCAAACGAATATGATGCATTTGCAATTAACATGGTTAAGACAGACAATGCATCAGCATACACATCACTTCTCTCAAAATAAGAGACTGGTTAAATGGTAAATGAATGAAACGCAGAGGGGTGTCAGAGATGATACCCTTCTTTCATCAAGAAAAGGAAGCAGAGTTATGACAGTAGATAAGAATAAATACATCTTATCGATCAATGGCATGAGTAAGTCGTTCGGTAGAAACAAAGTTCTGAAACATATAAACCTGAATGTCAAACCTGGGACCATTATGGGACTTATGGGTGAAAACGGTGCCGGAAAATCGACAATGATGAAATGTCTCTTTGGTACTTATCAGAAAGATGAGGGGACAATTATATTAGACGGCAGAGAAGTAAATTTCTCGGGACCAAAAGATGCACTGGAAAACGGAGTAGCGATGGTACACCAGGAATTGAACCAATGTCTTGAAAGAAGCGTTGTAGATAATATGTTTCTTGGACGATATCCAAAGAATTCTTTTGGAATTGTCGATGAAGGAAGAATGAAAAAGGAAACTGCAAATCTCTTCAGACAGCTTGGAATCACAGCAAATCTGACACAGCCAATGAAAAAAATGTCTGTGTCCCAGCGGCAGATGTGTGAGATTGCAAAAGCTATTTCCTATCATTCCAAAGTAATTGTACTGGATGAACCAACCTCATCCCTGACAGCACCGGAAGTTGAGAAACTTTTCAAGATGATGCGTCAGTTGAAAGCACAGGGAATTTCGCTGATTTATATATCACATAAGATGGATGAGATATTCAATATATGTGATGAGATATCTGTGCTCAGAGATGGTAGTCTGGTTATGACAAAAGAGTGCAAAGATACAGATATGAATGAACTGATATCGGCAATGGTTGGGCGCTCGCTGGATAACAGATTTCCACCTGTTGACAATGAGCCCGGAGAGAAGATTCTCTCTGTACAGAATCTTTCGTCAAAATATGCACCAAAGATTCAAAATGTATCCTTTGATATCAGAAAAGGAGAAATATTTGGATTTTACGGTCTGGTTGGTGCCGGACGTACGGAACTTTTAGAAACAATTTTCGGAATCCGCACAAGAGCAGAAGGAAATGTAATATACGATGGAAAGATTATGAACTTTTCATCGCCGAGAGATGCAATGGATCATGGATTTGCCCTGATCACAGAAGAAAGAAAAGCTAATGGTCTGTTCTTAAAAGGCGATATTACATTTAATACGACCATCGCTAACATGAACCATTATAAGAATGGTGCAGTGCTGTCACATGACAGAATGGTACGTGCAACTGCGGAAGAGATTAAAATCATGCATACAAAGTGTATGGGCCCGGATGATATGATCACAAGTCTTTCCGGAGGAAATCAGCAGAAGGTAATCTTCGGAAAATGGCTGGAGCGTTCACCGAGTGTATTCATGATGGATGATCCGACACGAGGAATTGATGTTGGTGCGAAATATGAGATTTACGAACTGATCATCAATATGGCAAAGCAGGGGAAAACAATTATTGTTGTATCTTCTGAGATGCCGGAGATTCTTGGTATTACGAACCGTATCGGTGTTATGTCAAACGGACGACTGGCCGGAATCGTAAATACAAAAGAGACGAACCAGGAAGAATTATTGAGACTCAGTGCAAAATATCTGTAACAGAGAGGGGTATGGAAGATGGCAGAAAAAAGCATTATCATTTCGGCAGAAGAAGAAGCAATACTTTTGAAACCGATTGACGAATATGTTGGAAAAATACAGGAGCAGATCGATGCACTGCGTGTGGAAGGATCTGACAAAGTCAACAGTTTAAAAAATCAGATTGCAATAGCAAAAGAGAATAAGAACTTAACAAAAGAAGAACAGAATAAGATTATCGGGGAATGTAAGAAGAATCTGGAGAAGGCAAAAGCAACAGAAGATGCAAATAAACAGCAGATTGCAAAACTGATCGCAGATGCTGAAAGTTTTCTTTCCAAACATTACAACAGTGAGTATTATAACATTGTTGCAAAGAGCTGCGAAGCAGAGAAAAAAGCGGAAAACAGTAATTTTGAAAAATTAAAAGCGGATCTGCAGGAAGAACATAAGAAGGCAGTCAGCAGCCTGAAAGATGCAGAAGAGATCAAAGCTGAAAAATACACATATAAGAATAAATTATATGATGCGCAGATGACACATGAATCCAGGATCCAGGAGATCAAGGATAGAAAACATGATGCATACATGCATAAGTTCCACCTAATCGATCTGCTCAGAATGTCAAAATATACATTTGCACAGAAGCAGGCACAGAATTTTGAAAATTACAAGTACACATTTAATATGACACAGTTCTTGTATAAGAACGGTCTGTATATTGTAATTATCATGATCTTTATCGCATTGTGTATTATTACACCATTCGTGAAAAATACACAGCTTTTTACAACCACAAACATCCTTAACATTTTGCAGCAGGCTTCACCGCGAATGTTCCTTGCACTTGGAGTTGCCGGTCTGATCCTTCTGACAGGTACAGACCTTTCTGTAGGACGTATGGTTGGTATGGGTATGGTTACAGCAACCATTATCATGCATAACGGAATTAACACAGGTACTGTGTTTGGACATGTTTTTGATTTTTCGGGTATGGCACCGGCATCAAGAGCTATATTAGCATTATGTGTGTGTATACTTTTCACAACTGTATTTGCAATGACAGCCGGATTTTTCATGGCAAGATTTAAGATGCATCCATTTATTTCAACGATGGCAAATATGTTGATCATCTTTGGTCTTGTTACATATGCTACAAAAGGAGTTTCTTTTGGTGCGATTGATCCGACAATCCCAAATATTTTTATTCCACAGGCAGGACGTTTTCCGATGATTATTTTATGGGCAGTAGTTGCGATTGCTGTTGTATGGTTTATCTGGAATAAGACAACATTTGGAAAAAATTTATATGCAGTTGGTGGAAATCCAGAGGCGGCAGCTGTATCAGGAATCTCGGTATTTAAAGTAACGATGGGAGCATTTATCCTTGCAGGTATCCTTTATGGATTCGGTTCATGGCTGGAGTGTGTACGAATGGTTGGATCCGGTAGTGCCGCTTACGGACAGGGATGGGATATGGACGCCATTGCAGCCTGCGTAGTTGGTGGAGTTTCCTTTACCGGTGGTATTGGTAAGATATCGGGAGTTGTGACAGGTGTACTGATCTTTACATCATTGACCTATTCTTTGACGGTTCTTGGTATTGATACAAACCTTCAGTTTATTTTTGAAGGTATCATTATTCTGGCAGCAGTAACACTTGACTGTCTGAAATATGTACAGAAGAAATAATAAATAAAAGACTGTTTATACAGGTTTATACAAAAAGAAGTAGACCGTCCTGCTCATCGGAAAGATGAAAGGGACGGTTTTTTTCAACATGATGCGTTCGAAAGGAATTTGTGAGTAAAAAAATTTTGAAGGCAGATTTTGTATTTGGATATGTTATAAGAGACGTAAATTTGTTATACTGGAATAAACGTATAGCGGCCATGAAGAAGGGGAAAAAGATGGAACGATATAAAGTGATTCTCGTAGATGATGAAGCCGAAGTCATCGATATGATAGAGAAAAAAATTCATTGGAATGATCTGGGGTTTGAGGTGGCAGGAAGTGCGACAAATGGGGTGAAAGCACTGGAATTAGTAGAAAAACTCCAGCCGGATGTGGTGCTGACGGATATTAAGATGCCTTATATGGACGGGTTAGAGTTATCCAGAAGGCTGAATCGGGAATATCCGAATATTTATATCATGCTCTGTACGGGATTTGATGAGTTTGAATATGCGAAAGAAGCAGTGCATCTGGAAATCAAGGAATATATGCTTAAACCGGTCAATGCAACAGAATTGTCAGAAAGCCTGACCAATCTGAAACATACGCTGGACAGAGAAAGAGAAGAAAAATTAAATGTAAAAAAATTAAATGATTATTTTCAGGAAGTACTTCCGAAATTACAGTCCAATTTTTTTATTTCATTAATTGAAGGAAGAGTAGAAAAAAAGGATTATGAAAGATTTTTACAGGCGTATCAGGTAGATATGAAAGGACCTCTCTTTGGCTGTGTAATCTTCCACACATCGGAGAACCATGTGCCCGAAGGCATGAACCCACTGCTTTTATCCATGTCGGTAGAAAGAGAGATCAAGCAGAGACTGATGAATCAGTGGAACTGTCGAGAATTTATATATATGGGAAATACACTGCTGATTCTGGAACTGGATGCGGAAGATAAGATTACCCAGATAACAGATGCCTGTGACAGATTCTGCCGGTGGGCGTACCGCATCATGGGTGCGGTTGTTACAGCGGGGATCGGAACCGTGTGTGACAGCCTGTATGAGATCAGTCTTTCCTATGAGAGGGCAAGAGAAGCAGTTTCTTACAGGGTTTTATACGGAACAAAACGGGCAATTAATATTGGAGAGATTGTTCCGAAGGAACAGATCAAACCGGTTCAGTCAGAAGAGTCAAGGATGCAGATGCTATTTCGTGCAATTCGTATAGGAGATTCGGCAGAGATAGAGCGGGCAGCACATGGAGAGATGGAAAAGCTTCATAAAAATACAGAAACCATGAGTCAGTATAATCTTGCTACAATGGAGATAGTCAGTGGATTTTTTAAGTTCTGTACAGATAATTCGCTGGATTTCAATAAAATATCCGGTAATATGCAGAATATTTACGAAAAAGTATCGCAGATGGATGAGAGTTCACTGACAGCATGGATTGTGCAGATGTCGGAAACAATCAGTGAAAAGCTGAAATGTGCAAGAAACAGTTCTGCCAGACGGCTCATTGTGGAAGCACAGAACATTGTGAAAGAAAGGTATATGGAGGCGGATATATCATTGGACGAGGTATGTGCGGTTCTCGGTGTATCGAATTCTTATTTTTCTTCTGTATTTAAAAAAGAAGCGGGAAAATCGTTTATCTCTTATTTAACAGATTACAGAATGGATATTGCGGCAGAGATGATATTAAATACAGATGAGAAAAGTTACACAATAGCAGAAAAAGTGGGGTATCTCGATGCCAATTATTTTAGTTATGTATTTAAAAAGAAGTTTGGAGTTTCTCCTTCGAAGTATAGAGCATCTGTAAAGTAGAACAGTAATCCGTATGAAGGGAACAGGAAAAAGCGTGAAAAAAAGAAAAAAAGATTCGGATTTCAAAAAAAATGTTGTATTTAATATACAGTCAATCATCATGTCTGTTCTTATGGCGATTACACTTGTCACGATTGTAACTATGGGACTCCTTTTGTATCAAAGATTTAAGCTTGCGATTGATAAGATGGCAGTATCAAATACAGAGGCGACGGTGGAAAGCACGGTAGACAGGGTGAATTCGGACCTGTTAGATATCAGGCAGATTTTTAATGCAGCGAATTATAATATCGTACAGGAATTTGATATATCCAGTGAAAAATTTGCTGAACAGTTCAGCTTATTATACGAGGTGAATTCGGATAAAATCGAGAGTCTGGCATTATATGGGAACGAAGGCCGGCTGATTGCTTCGGAACCGGTTGCTGTTGAAAAAGAAAATATAGATGTAACGGGACAGGACTGGTATAAGAATGCCGAGAGTGCAATTGAAAATGTACATTTTTCCGTTCCGCATATTCAGAATTTGTATGAAGATGGTCTGTATCGTTATCATTGGGTTGTTTCACTGAGTCGTTATGTGGATATAAACGATGGGGAGATTCCGGGAAGCGGAGTCCTTCTTGTAGATATGAAATATTCGGTGATCGAAGATGTCTTAAAGCAGATTAATGATTCTTCGGAAGGAATCTATTATTATATGATCAGCCGTGACGGACAGATGATCTATCATCCGAGAAAAACAGAGATGGCCAGGGGACTGTTTGAGGAGAATAGTCTGAAGGCTTCCGGGTATGAGGAGGGCACTTATGAGATCACAACAGACGGACACAAGGAAAGTGTAGTGGTTGGCAACATTGCCTATACAGGATGGAAACTGATCGGAGTTGTACCGGAGAGCGTGCAGACTGCAAGAATTAACAATTTCAGATATTATATCTTTACAACAATCATGGTTCTTATGATGATGCTTCTGGAAGGAAACAGGCTGATTTCCAGAAAAATATCCAAACCGATTCGGAAACTGGATGAATCGGTTAAAACATATGAAGCAGGAGGAAAAACGGATATTTACATAGGAGGTTCTTCAGAAATACGACATTTGGGTTATTCTGTTCAAAGATCATATGAACGGATTGAGACGCTTATGGAGGAAATTATCCGTCAGCAGAATGAACGGAGAAAAAGTGAACTGGATGCATTACAAAGTCAGATTAATCCACATTTTCTGTATAATACACTGGAATCTATTACTTGGATGATCGAAGCACAGAAAAATGAAGAAGCAGTTATTATGATCTCCGAACTGGCAAAGCTTTTAAGAGTCAGTTTATCCCGCGGAAAGACGATCATTCCGGTTAAAGATGAACTTCAGCACAGCAGAAGCTATATGAATATCCAGCTTGTGCGTTATAAAGAACGTTTTCAAATGGAATTTCAGACGGATAAAGAGATAGAAGATTATTGTATTGTAAAATTAGTCATTCAGCCGATTCTCGAAAATGCAATTTATTACGGCGTGGGAAATATGGATGAGGACGATGAAGGAAAAATCACAGTCCGGGGAGAAAAGAAAGAAGACGATATTTACATTATTATAGAAGATAATGGAATGGGAATGCGAAAAGAAGTTCTGGAAAATATCCTGAAAGATAACAATAAAGTTCCAAAACATGGTTCGGGTGTTGGCGTGATCAATGTGCATTCCAGAATTCAGCTGATGTTTGGTGAGCAATATGGCCTGGAGATATATAGTGAACCGGATGAGGGGACCAGGGTTGTTATCCATATACCGGCAATTCCATATACAAAGGAGAATGCAGAACAATTGGAGATGCAGAAATATATACAGGGGAGGGATGTAGATGAAAAAGAATAAAATTACATTCCTGATACTGGAGTGTATTTTCCTGATACTGACATTATTTTTTGCATGGAAGATTTTTGACCGGGATGTGCCGGAAAAACGAGTGGCGGTGATCTTACCGGAATCAGGAGATAACCGGTGGAATTCACTGATTAAAGGGATGAAGCAGTCGGCGAAAATAAACAATCTTCATATGATTATCTGTAATACAGATGAAATTGAAAATGCAGAGATGGAAAAAGAAATTATAAAAGAGCAGAAGCACAACAATATAGATGCATTTATCATATGTCCGGCACCGGGAAGTGATACGAAAGACATGTTAAAAAAACAGTGTGCCAAGACGCCATACACACTGATCATGGAGGATGTATATTCCAAAGAAGGCGGGAATTCCGGTAATCCGGTAATCGGACCGGATTATTATAAGATAGGTTCTGAACTTGGAAAGCAGCTGGGAAAGAAG from Dorea longicatena harbors:
- a CDS encoding substrate-binding domain-containing protein, with translation MKKKKVFALMMAATLALSLAGCGGSSSGDSKSSGSSDSSSVANKDKPLCWFNRQPSNSSTGELDKEALNFNKDTYYVGFDANQGAELQGEMVVDYIKANADKIDRNGDGVIGYVLAIGDIGHNDSIARTRGVRAALGTGVKDGDEVASKPAGTNVDGKAKVVQDAKIDVDGKEFTVRELASQEMKNSAGATWDAATAGNAIGTWEASFGDQIDIVVSNNDGMGMSMFNAWAKDNKVPTFGYDANSDAVAAIADGYGGTISQHADVQAYLTLRVLRNALDGADVDTGIGTADDAGNCLTEGEDYRYSEEERSYYALNVAVTADNYKDFTDSTKIYDKVSKQLDSSKSPSKKVWLDIYNASDNFLSSTYQPLLENYDDLLNLKVDYIGGDGQTESNITNRLGNPNEYDAFAINMVKTDNASAYTSLLSK
- a CDS encoding sugar ABC transporter ATP-binding protein → MTVDKNKYILSINGMSKSFGRNKVLKHINLNVKPGTIMGLMGENGAGKSTMMKCLFGTYQKDEGTIILDGREVNFSGPKDALENGVAMVHQELNQCLERSVVDNMFLGRYPKNSFGIVDEGRMKKETANLFRQLGITANLTQPMKKMSVSQRQMCEIAKAISYHSKVIVLDEPTSSLTAPEVEKLFKMMRQLKAQGISLIYISHKMDEIFNICDEISVLRDGSLVMTKECKDTDMNELISAMVGRSLDNRFPPVDNEPGEKILSVQNLSSKYAPKIQNVSFDIRKGEIFGFYGLVGAGRTELLETIFGIRTRAEGNVIYDGKIMNFSSPRDAMDHGFALITEERKANGLFLKGDITFNTTIANMNHYKNGAVLSHDRMVRATAEEIKIMHTKCMGPDDMITSLSGGNQQKVIFGKWLERSPSVFMMDDPTRGIDVGAKYEIYELIINMAKQGKTIIVVSSEMPEILGITNRIGVMSNGRLAGIVNTKETNQEELLRLSAKYL
- a CDS encoding ABC transporter permease subunit — translated: MAEKSIIISAEEEAILLKPIDEYVGKIQEQIDALRVEGSDKVNSLKNQIAIAKENKNLTKEEQNKIIGECKKNLEKAKATEDANKQQIAKLIADAESFLSKHYNSEYYNIVAKSCEAEKKAENSNFEKLKADLQEEHKKAVSSLKDAEEIKAEKYTYKNKLYDAQMTHESRIQEIKDRKHDAYMHKFHLIDLLRMSKYTFAQKQAQNFENYKYTFNMTQFLYKNGLYIVIIMIFIALCIITPFVKNTQLFTTTNILNILQQASPRMFLALGVAGLILLTGTDLSVGRMVGMGMVTATIIMHNGINTGTVFGHVFDFSGMAPASRAILALCVCILFTTVFAMTAGFFMARFKMHPFISTMANMLIIFGLVTYATKGVSFGAIDPTIPNIFIPQAGRFPMIILWAVVAIAVVWFIWNKTTFGKNLYAVGGNPEAAAVSGISVFKVTMGAFILAGILYGFGSWLECVRMVGSGSAAYGQGWDMDAIAACVVGGVSFTGGIGKISGVVTGVLIFTSLTYSLTVLGIDTNLQFIFEGIIILAAVTLDCLKYVQKK
- a CDS encoding response regulator, whose product is MERYKVILVDDEAEVIDMIEKKIHWNDLGFEVAGSATNGVKALELVEKLQPDVVLTDIKMPYMDGLELSRRLNREYPNIYIMLCTGFDEFEYAKEAVHLEIKEYMLKPVNATELSESLTNLKHTLDREREEKLNVKKLNDYFQEVLPKLQSNFFISLIEGRVEKKDYERFLQAYQVDMKGPLFGCVIFHTSENHVPEGMNPLLLSMSVEREIKQRLMNQWNCREFIYMGNTLLILELDAEDKITQITDACDRFCRWAYRIMGAVVTAGIGTVCDSLYEISLSYERAREAVSYRVLYGTKRAINIGEIVPKEQIKPVQSEESRMQMLFRAIRIGDSAEIERAAHGEMEKLHKNTETMSQYNLATMEIVSGFFKFCTDNSLDFNKISGNMQNIYEKVSQMDESSLTAWIVQMSETISEKLKCARNSSARRLIVEAQNIVKERYMEADISLDEVCAVLGVSNSYFSSVFKKEAGKSFISYLTDYRMDIAAEMILNTDEKSYTIAEKVGYLDANYFSYVFKKKFGVSPSKYRASVK
- a CDS encoding sensor histidine kinase, producing MKGTGKSVKKRKKDSDFKKNVVFNIQSIIMSVLMAITLVTIVTMGLLLYQRFKLAIDKMAVSNTEATVESTVDRVNSDLLDIRQIFNAANYNIVQEFDISSEKFAEQFSLLYEVNSDKIESLALYGNEGRLIASEPVAVEKENIDVTGQDWYKNAESAIENVHFSVPHIQNLYEDGLYRYHWVVSLSRYVDINDGEIPGSGVLLVDMKYSVIEDVLKQINDSSEGIYYYMISRDGQMIYHPRKTEMARGLFEENSLKASGYEEGTYEITTDGHKESVVVGNIAYTGWKLIGVVPESVQTARINNFRYYIFTTIMVLMMMLLEGNRLISRKISKPIRKLDESVKTYEAGGKTDIYIGGSSEIRHLGYSVQRSYERIETLMEEIIRQQNERRKSELDALQSQINPHFLYNTLESITWMIEAQKNEEAVIMISELAKLLRVSLSRGKTIIPVKDELQHSRSYMNIQLVRYKERFQMEFQTDKEIEDYCIVKLVIQPILENAIYYGVGNMDEDDEGKITVRGEKKEDDIYIIIEDNGMGMRKEVLENILKDNNKVPKHGSGVGVINVHSRIQLMFGEQYGLEIYSEPDEGTRVVIHIPAIPYTKENAEQLEMQKYIQGRDVDEKE